From Stenotrophomonas sp. SAU14A_NAIMI4_8:
ATCCGCGACCTGGTGCGCAACAGCCTGCGCATGCGCCCGGACCGCATCGTGGTGGGCGAAGTGCGTGGTGCCGAAGTGCTGGAAATGCTGCAGGCCATGAACACCGGCCACGATGGCTCGATGGCCACCATCCACGCCAACACCCCGCGCGATTGCCTGTACCGCATCGAGATGCTGGCCGGTTTCGCCGGCTTCCAGGGCAGCGAAGACAGCCTGCGCCGGCAGATCGCCAGCGCCATCGACTTCATCGTGCAGATCTCGCGGCTGGGCAGCGGCCGCCGCGTGCTGGTCTCGATCACCGAAATCACCGGGGTGAGCGACAACCTGATCACCACCCAGGAAATGTTCCGCCACGAGGTGCAGGTCGACGGCAGCGGGCGCGAAACCGACCGCTGGATCGGGCTGGGCTTCCACCCGCATTCGCACAAGCTGGAGCCCTTCCGCCAGCAGCTGCGCGATTCGCTGTACGGAGACCTGTAAGCATGGGCGCCGGCGTACTGCTGATGGTGTTGAGCATCGTCTCGGTGCTGCTGGGCCTGGCCGCCTGGTTGTGGAGCAGTGCGCACAGTCGCGAGCAGCGGCAGGCCTCGCTGCAGCATGCCGAACAGCAGCTGGCCCGCGGCGCCGGCAGCCCGGTTGCAGACAGCGGCCGCGCTACGCCCGTGGCCGCTGCCGCTGCCGCGAGCAACCGGCGAACGCTGCCGTGGGATCCGCTGCTGCAGCGGGCAGGCCTGCAGCCCGGCTGGAAACTGCCGGTCCTGCTGCTGGTGCCCGGCCTGGTGCTGTCGGCCATCGCGGTGGCGCGGCTGGGCACCGCGTGGATGTTCCCGCTCACCCTGGGCCTGTACCTGATCGGCTGCTGGCTGTGGCTGCTGCGCCGCATCGGCAAGCTGCAGGCCAAGCTGCTGCATCAGCTGCCGGATTTCCTCGACAACCTGGTGCGCCTGACCGCCCTGGGCAACAGCCTGCAGGCCGCCTTCCAGGTGGCCAGCACGCAGACCGCCGCGCCCCTGCGCGAGCTGCTGGACACCACGGTGCGCTACGCGCGCGGCGGCATGGAACTGGACCGCGCCCTGTCGCTGGCCGCGCAGCCCTACCGCATGGACGTGCTGAAGGTGCTGGCGGTGGTGATCGGGGTCAGCGTACGCATTGGCGGGCGCTCGGACCAGATCCTGCAACGGCTGGGCGACTTCATGCGCGACCTGGAACAGGCGCAGCAGGAGTTGGCCGCGACCACGTCGGAAACGCGCATGTCGGCCTGGGTGCTGGGCCTGCTGCCGCCGGCCAGTGCCGTGCTGATGGCCATTTCCAGCCCCGACTTCTTCCAGCCGATCCTGCACCACCCGCTGGGCCACAAGATCCTGGCGCTGGCCGTCGGCCTGGAACTGGTGGGCGCCTTCCTGCTGTACCGACTGGCCAAATCGCTATGACCGCACTTACTGCCAGCGCAGGTGAACCATGAGCGCCAACACCTGGTGGATGTGCGCGCTGTTGCTGCTGGCCGCCGGCATTGCCCTGCTCGGCCTGGGCGGCTGGGTGCGCGGGCAGCGCGAGGCGCGTGGTGAGGCCACGCTGAAGACCGCCCTGCAGCCGCGTGATGCCGAGACCGAAGCGACCCGCCGCGATTCGCTGGGCTGGCTGGAACGCCTGGGCCGGCAACTGAGCGGCGGCCGCCTGGAGGCCGCACTGCTGGCCAGCGAAGACCGCCTGCTGCTGGACCTGGCCGGCTGGAACACCCGCCGCGGCACGGCCATCTACCTGGGCCTGCGCCTGCTGCTGGCCGCGGTGGTGGTCGCACTGGCGATCGCTCTCAGCGATGCACAGGGGCTGGCCAAGGTGATGGTGGTGGTCGGCGCACTGGCCGCCGGCCTGCTGCTGCCCAAGTTCGTGCTGGGCGCCTGGGTGAGGCGACGCCAGCGCGCCGTGCACAACGAACTGCCCCTGCTGATCGACCTGCTTCGGCTGCTGCAGGGCGTGGGTTTCAGCATGGACCAGAGCCTGCAGACCCTGGGCGACAAGCTGCGCGACGCACTGCCGGTGCTGGGCGGCGAACTGCAGGAAGCCAACGTGGCCTACACCCACGGCCGCAGCCGCGCGCAATCACTGCGCCGCTTGAATGAGGTGTACGGCGATGACGATCTGTCCAGCCTTGTGCAGCTGATCCTGCAGGTGCATGCGCACGGCGGCGCGGTACAGGAGCCGTTGAAGCAGTTCAGCCTGCGCCTGCGCGAACAGCGCCGCAACACCCTGAAAGAGAAGGTCGGCAAGCTGTCGGTGAAGATGACCGTGGTGATGATGCTGACCCTGCTGCCAGCGCTGATGCTCGTGCTTTCCGGCCCGGCGCTGGTCGCGCTGGCCACCACCATGTCGAAGATGGGATGACGTCCATGCCTGCTGCACGCCCTGCCCTGCTGCTGTTCGCCCTGGCCACCCTGGCCAGCGGCTGTGCGTCCAGCACCGCCAAGTACCTGCACACCCCGACGCTGGCCGAACCCACGCCGGCACCGCAGGACAGCCGCAACACCTATCTGGAACTGATTTCGCGCATGCAGCAGCAGGGCGCGTGGTACGCCTCGCTGGCGCACGTGGATGCGTTCCGCCAGCGCTACGGCGACCTGCCCGCGCTGCGCCTGCTGCAGGCGGACGCGCTGCGCGAAACCGGGCAGACCGCCGCTGCCAGCGCGCTCTACCAGCAACTGGCCAACGGCGCGCAGGCCGCCGCGGCCGCGCACGGGCTGGGACTGATCGCCGCCCATGCCGGGGATGATGCGGCGGCCGAGCAGGCACTGGCACGCGCCAGCCAGCTGCAACCCTTGAACACCGACTACCTGGGCGACCTGGGCTACGCGCGGCTGCGCGCCGGGCAGTTCGACCAGGCGCGCGAACCGCTGGCCAAGGCGCTGGAACTGACCCCGGGCAACGCCAAGGCCACCGCCAACCTGTCGCTGTGGGCGCTGCTGCGCGGTGATACGGCCACGGCCGAACAGCTCGCGCAGCAGGCCAACCTCAACGACGAGACCCGTCGCAGCATCCAGCAGCAGGCGCAGCAGATCCGCAGCCGTCTGCAGCAGCGCCAGAGCGCCGCCATGGCACCGCCGCCGCCGGCCACCGCAGCGCCGGCGCGCAGCATGCGGCTGGCAGCGGAAGCCCGGCGCGACAGCACCACCGACCGCGATCCGGCGCACCTGCCACCGTCCATGCTGGAACGTTTCGGCTCCGCCCGCCCTGCCAACGAGGGAACCCCATGACCCTGCCCGCCCTGCTGCGCACCGTGCTGCCCCTGGCAACCCTTGCCGTCGCCCTGTCGGCGCCGCACGCATCGGCGCAATCCACGCAGTCACCGCTGACCGGACAGATGCTGGGCGAGCGGATGACACCGGCACCCACGGTGCAGTCCGCGCAGCCGCTGGCCACGGTGGATACCACGGCTGCGCCGCCAGCACCGCCGCCACCCACCTATATCCCGGCCAGCACCGCCCGCCCGCAGCACGGCGACAGCGTCCGCAACCTGCTGCGGCTGCAGGCCTCGGGCCAGCAGGCCGGCGCACGCCTGCCGATCCTGGGCGACCAGGCCACGGCCAGCTATGCGCGCTACCTGAAGAGTTTCGAGCACGAGATCCCCGACTTCTTCGATCCAGACGTCGGTCGTTCCAGCAACCGTTCCAGCTCATCACGCTGAGGTCGGCCATGCACCGGTCACGCCGCATCACCTTCAACCGCCAGCGCGGCGGCATGTCGGTCACCTTGATGCTGGTGATGATCGCGCTGGTGGCCATGCTCGGCCTGATCGAAGTGGGCTACCTGTACTGGGCCAAGCGCGATGCACAGAAGGTGGCCGACCTGGCAGCGCTGGCCGGCGCCCAACGCCTGGACCTGTGCAGCGCCGACAACAGTGACAACACCGCGGCACGGCAGAACGCGGTCAACCAGAACCGCTTCCCCGGCCAGGTGCAGGTGCAGTGCGGCAACTGGAATGCCGCCCACGCCGCCGAGGACCACTTCAGCAGCACCGTGGATGCGGCCAATCCGCGCAACGCCGTGCGCGTGACCACCGAACGCAGCGTGCTGCCGTTCTTCGGCCAGAACAACACGCTGCCCACGGTACGCACCCAGGCGGTCGCGCGCCGCGCCGAACCCACCGCGGTGTTCAGCGTGGGCTCGCAGCTGCTGCGCAGCAATGGCAATTCCCCGCTGATGGCCACCCTGCGCCTGGTCGGGCTGGATGTGAGCAATGCCACCGTGCTGTCCTACGATGGCCTGGCCCAGGTCAGCGTTACGCCTTCGGGCCTGCTGCAGGCGCTGGGCATTCCGGTTACCGCCGACCTGAGCGTGGCCGACTTCAATCGCCTGCTGGCGGTGCACCGCGTGTCGCTGGCACAAGTGGTCAACGCCACCGCCGAAGTGGTGGGCCGCAACAGCACCGCCGGCGTGCAGCTGCAGGCGCTGTCCAGCCTGGTATCCACCGGTCTGGACATCAACCAGCTGAACATCGCGCTGGGCAGCAAAAGCGGTGGCGGCGGCCTGTTCGCCGAAGTCATCTCGCCCGATGGCACCATCGGCAGCGCGCTGGAATCGAAGGTCAACGTGCTGGACCTGTTGAACACCGCCATCTCCATTGCCAACGACAACAACGGCGTGCAGATCAGCGGATTGAACCTGGTCGGCATCGAGGTCAAGGCAGGGGTGATCGAGCCCCCCTCCATCGCCATCGGCGGCGTTGGCGCGCGCGCCTACAACGCACAGGTCCGCCTGATGGTGGACGTGGACAGCAACCGCGTGCCGGCCGTGGGCGCGCTGCTGAACCTGCTGGGCACCCGCCTGAAGCTGCCGCTGCACGTGGACGTGACCAATGCGATGGGCACGCTGACATCGCTGCAATGCGGTGCAGCGCCACCGACCGCGACCATCCGCGTGGATTCGTCGGTGCTGCGTGCCTGCGTAGGCAGGATTGCCGAGGCCGATCGCTTTTCCAAACAGAACGTCTGCGATGCCACCCTGCAGAACGAGCAGTTGCTGACCCTGCTGGGCCAGCCGCTGATCAACGACCGCATCACCCTGCCGGCGCTGACCGCGCAACAGGATCTCACCCTGGCCGCCGGGCAGACCGGTTCCACCCGGATCAACCCATTGGCGGTGGGCACGGCGGTGTCCGATCTGGTCAACGAGCTGCTGCGCGTGCTGTCAGGCATGCTGCAGAGCCCGCAGCAGGGCATGAGCTCCAGCGATACGGCCAAGGCGCTGGCCGACCGCTACCTGGCCGCCGCGCATCCCACCGGCGGCCGCTACGACGTGGACAAGGTGATTCCGCTGCTGCGCGACGGCGATGCCAGCCGCCAATTGAATCCGCTGGGCACCTGGACCGTCACCCAGGGCGTGCCCTACGCCTGCCCGCCGCTGTACCTGACCACCTGCCGCAAGGATGGCCCGGTGTGGGATGGCTACCGCACCACCGTCACCGGCCAGGGCCTGGGCGTGCTGGACGGCGTGCTGGGTTCGCTGCTGGGCGGGCTGCTGATCAACCGCTGCGACAGCCTGGTCAGCAACCTGCTGAACTACAACGGCTGCGTGCGCAACAACCTGGCGGCCTACATCCAGACCGCCCCGGCCGGTTTCCTGGACCAGTACGCCGGCGGCGGCGTGACCACGCCGGGCAACGCGGTCAGCTGCAGTGGCCTGCTGTGCGCCGTGCTGACCCCGGTGCTGGCCGCGCTGAAGCCGGTGTTGAACAGCGTGGGCGCACTGCTGAGCGGCACTCTGGCAAGCCTGCTGGGGCTGGAGCTGGGGCGCACCGATGTGCAGGTGCAGTCGATCCAGTGCACGCCCGCGCAGCTGGTCTACTGAGCGCCGCCGCCCGGCTTGGCGCCGCGCGCGCCCATGCTAGACTCCGGGCGGGGAATCACATTCATCTCAACCACACTACGTTCGTGGATGGTCCAGACATGCGAGAAATTTCAGGGGGCACTGTCTTCGCCCGGTACCCGCGCGCGGTAGCGCTGCTGGCCACGGCCATGATCCTGGCCGCACCGTCGGCCATGGCGGCCCGTGGCGACCGCCAGGCCGCTGCCGAACCGGCACGCCCTGCGCCGGTGGTGCGCAACACGGTGGATGAACTGAAGCAGTTGATGGATGCCCAGCAACTGACCGAACTGCGCACCACCTACAACGGCAACTATGGCGCCAGCCTGCTGTTCAACGCCAACACGCTTACCTACTACGTGGCGCTGTTCCAGGAAAAGAACTTCTGGCGCGTGATCAAGACCGATGCGGTGGACAACGCCGAGCGCGTGTACCGCACCTTCGTGCAGCAGACCGAGCAGCTGGCCCAGGTGTACATCGACACCACCCGTCTGGAAGCGGGCAAGCGCTACACCGAACGCCTGGTGGCCTACAACGAAGAGCGCCTGCGCACCCTGCAGCAGGAAATGGAACAGCAGCAGGCGCAGTCGGCGCAGGTCAGCGCGGCGCTGCAGCAGGCACAGCAGCAGGCGGTCAGCCTGAGCACCGATGTGCAGAGCACCAACAGCCAGCTCGATGCCCTGCAGCGTCGCATCCAGATCCTGCAGGCCGAACAGGGCAACCCGGAACTGAGCCTGCCCAAGACCGATGCCGCGTCTGGCGCAGGTGCGGGCGGCGACGGCCACTAAGCCCTCGCGCCTTGCGGCCACGCATGTCGCAAACGGCACCTTCGGGTGCCGTTTTCATGTCCGCTCAATGGCAGGCCGCACGCACGGCGTCGTCCAGCTGCCGCTGCTGCAGATAGTCCGGCCGCAGTGCCTCCGCCCGCCGCTGGCGCGCACGACTGCAGCCGGCCGGATCGCGCTCGATGGGAATCAGCACCGCCCGTGCCGCCCCTGCGTGCCGCTTGCGCGGGCGAGCGGCGGCCGCTGGCACGGTCGGACTGGCCGATGACGTGTCCGCAGGCACCTGCCACTTCCATTCCGCCCGGCCCTGGCACGGGGTCTGCTGATAGACCGGGTGCGGGCCATCCACGCATTTGTAGACGTTGGTCTGTGCCTGCACCGGCACGGCCAACAACAGCGCGAGCACCGCGCCTGCCACCACTCCGCTCATGACGCCCTCCTTGCCGGCATGGTCCCGCCCCGGCCAGTGTGCCGCCAGAGGCCAATGCGACTTCCTGCCACAGCCGTGCAATGCCGGCGGAGCAGGCTGCGCTGTACTGCGCGCACACCGGTCGCCGCGACCGGTGCCTTCCACCTTCCGCCAAAGGAATCCAAGATGAGCAATTTCGTTACCGTCAAAGACGGCGCCCGCATCTTCTACAAGGACTGGGGCACCGGCCAGCCCGTCGTGTTCGCCCACGGCTGGCCGCTGTCGTCCGACGCCTGGGACCCGCAGATGCTGTTCATGGGCCAGAACGGTTACCGCGTAATCGCCCATGACCGCCGCAGCCACGGCCGTTCCAGCCAGACCTGGGACGGCAACAACATGGACACCTACGCCGACGACCTGGCCGCGGTGATCGAAGCACTGGACCTGCACGACGCCATCCTGGTCGGCCATTCCACCGGTGGTGGCGAAGTGGCGCACTACGTTGGCCGCCACGGCAGCAAGCGCGTGGCCAAGGTGGTACTGGTCGGCGCGGTGCCGCCGCTGATGCTGAAGACCGCCAGCAACCCGGCCGGCACCCCGCTGGAGGTGTTCGACGGCATCCGCAAGGGCACCGCCGGTGACCGCTCGCAGTTCTTCAAGGACCTGACCACGCCGTTCTTCGGCGCCAACCGCGACGGCAATGCCGTTACCCAGGGCATGCGCGATTCGTTCTGGCAGCAAGGCATGCTGGGCGGGGTGAAGGGTCAGTACGACTGCATCCACGAGTTCTCGGAAGTGGACTACACCGCCGATCTGCAGAAGATCGATGTGCCGGCGCTGGTGGTGCATGGCGACGATGACCAGATCGTGCCGTTCGATGCCTCGGCCAAGCTGTCCTCGCAGATCATCAAGGATGCCGAGCTGAAGGTGTACGCGGGCGCGCCGCACGGCCTGACCGTCACCCACGCCGACCAGTTCAACGCCGACCTGCTGGCGTTCGCACGCAAATGACGTGCCGCGGCGGCGCCCAGCGCGCCGCCGCCCCTGCACGGTAGCGCCGGGCCATGCCCGGCGGTTGAAGCACGGTAGCGCCGGGCCATGCCCGGCGACCGCTCTCAGATGTCGCTGTGATGGTGCGGCACGTTGGCCGGCAACGGGTCCTGCCCACCCACGAAGTGCCGCACGATCGGCGCACGCTCGCCACGGTGCAGGCCGCGCAGCGTTTCCTGGATCGCCTTGTCGTCGGCGGTGATGCGCTCATGCTGGCGCAGGTGTTCCAGCCACGACGGGGTCACGAAATACTCCAGGTGCACGCCAGGCGTCGCCACGTCTTCCACCACGCCCCACACCACGGCACCGTCGCGGCGGCGGATCGTGCCCAGCGCGCGTATCTGCGCCTGGAACAGTGCGCGGTCGCCGGCTTCGATGCGGTATTCCACCGTCACCAGCACCGGGCCGCGATCATGCGACACCGGCACTGCCAGCTCCGGCGCCGGCCAATGCCCGGCCGGGCGCAGGTTCAGTTCCTCGGTGCCGGCAATGCGCACGCGCCAGACCAGCAGGCCGCCCACCACCGCGCCCACGGCCGCCACCAGCAGGGCCAGTTCCGGCGAAGTGCGCTGGGCCAGCGCGCCCCAGCTCAAGCCACCGGCGGCCATGCCCGCCGAGAACACCATGATGTACAGCGCCAGCGCACGTGCACGCACCCACGCCGGCACCGCCGTCTGCGCCGCGATCTGCAGCGAAGACAGCACGGTGATCCAGGCGAAGCCATTGACCAGCATCACCACCGGCAGCACGTACCAGCTGCGGGTCAGGGCCAGGCCGACCAGGCTGCACGCCAGCGCCAGCGTCGCCAGCAGCACCAGCAGGTCGCGATCGAGTTTGGCGCGAAGTTTTGGCAGCAGCAGCGCACCGCCCACCGCGCCGATCCCGATGCAGCCCAGCAGGATGCCGTACTGCCCGGCCCCGCCATGCATCTGCCCACGCACCACCACCGGCAGCATCGCGTTCATCGCGGCGGCGAAGAAGAAGAAGCCCACCGATTTGATCAGCACCGCCTGCAGGCGACCGGCGCGGCTGGCATAGCGCAGGCCGGCCTTCAGGCCGGCACCGAAGCCTTCCGGCGGCAGGCTCGATGCCTTCGGGTCGCGCTTCCAGCCCCAGACCACGAACAGCATGGCGGCGAAGGTGATGGCATTGAAGCCGAAGGCCCACACCGCACCCAGCTGCGCCACGATCACGCCGCCGATGGCCGGGCCGATCGAACGGGCGATGTTGATGCCGATCGAATTCAGCGCCACCGCCGAGGCCAGCATCGGCTGCGGCACCAGTTCAGAGACGATCGCGGCCTGTGCCGGCATGGCCATGGCCGCACCGCAGCCCATGCAGAACGTCAGCAGCACCAAAAGGTTGGGGGTCAGCAGGTCGAACGCGGTCAGCGTGGCCATCACCGCGGCCACCAGCAGCATCCAGCCCTGGGTCAACAACAGGTATCTGCGGCGGTCGACGATGTCGGCCAATGTACCGGCGGCCAGCGCCAGCAGCACGATCGGCACCGTGGTGGCCGACTGCACCAGGGCCACCATCAGCGGCGAGCCTGTGCGCTCGGCCATGACCCAGGCCGCGGCGACGTCGTTCACCCAGGTGCCGATGTTGCTGGCCAGGATCGCCAGCCACAGTGCCCGGAACATGCTGACTTTCAGCGGGGACCAGGCACCTGCGGCCTGGGGGGAAGGTTGTGACGCGGTTGCGTTCACCATTGCCATGCTCCAACGATCGAGGCGAACAGGGTGTCCTGGCCGCCGGCCTGTTTCAGTGCAGGACCGGCATCGACCCAGGCCAGCTGCAGCTGCCATTGCCAGTGTTCGCTGGCTTGCCAGCGGGTTTCGGATTTGTATTGGGTGCCGATGCGGCGTGCGCCACCGGCACTGCCGGGCAGCGCCGACAGCGGCGCGGGGGTGGTGTAGACCGCGTCGGCGCGGCGGTGCTTCCAGGCCATCTGCACGCCCAGTTCGGTGGTGACCTTCGGGTCCAGCCGCAGCGCCAGCGTCGGCTGCACGTCCATCAGGTTGGCCGGCGCCAACAGGCTGGCCTCGCTGAAGTACGCCGATTTGGGGAACAGCGCGTTGAACGTGCCCAGCCGGCCGTCATGCAGGTTGCCATCGCCACTGGCCAGGTCGGCCTTCAGGCCCAGCCGCGGTTGCAGCGGCAGCGCGGCCCAGCGCCAGCCGGTATCGGTGGCAATGGTCCACGCACGGATGTCCAGATCGGCGCCGGCCGTGCGCAGCTCACCGCCCTGGGCCACCAGTTCGGTGTTCCAGTCCAGGCCGCCGGCCTGGCCAAACCAGCGCGTGCCCACGGTCTGTCGCCGCTCCACGCCCGTGCCAGCGGCGAAGCGCGCGCCGTCGCGGCGGTAGTCCAGCGCGTAGACATCCCACTGCCCGGCACCGTGCCCACGCGCGGTGGTGGCATAGGCGCCCCACAGGTGGGCACCGTGTTCGCCGCGGTCATCGAATACACCGGGGCGGTTTTCCA
This genomic window contains:
- a CDS encoding type II secretion system F family protein, which encodes MGAGVLLMVLSIVSVLLGLAAWLWSSAHSREQRQASLQHAEQQLARGAGSPVADSGRATPVAAAAAASNRRTLPWDPLLQRAGLQPGWKLPVLLLVPGLVLSAIAVARLGTAWMFPLTLGLYLIGCWLWLLRRIGKLQAKLLHQLPDFLDNLVRLTALGNSLQAAFQVASTQTAAPLRELLDTTVRYARGGMELDRALSLAAQPYRMDVLKVLAVVIGVSVRIGGRSDQILQRLGDFMRDLEQAQQELAATTSETRMSAWVLGLLPPASAVLMAISSPDFFQPILHHPLGHKILALAVGLELVGAFLLYRLAKSL
- a CDS encoding type II secretion system F family protein; its protein translation is MSANTWWMCALLLLAAGIALLGLGGWVRGQREARGEATLKTALQPRDAETEATRRDSLGWLERLGRQLSGGRLEAALLASEDRLLLDLAGWNTRRGTAIYLGLRLLLAAVVVALAIALSDAQGLAKVMVVVGALAAGLLLPKFVLGAWVRRRQRAVHNELPLLIDLLRLLQGVGFSMDQSLQTLGDKLRDALPVLGGELQEANVAYTHGRSRAQSLRRLNEVYGDDDLSSLVQLILQVHAHGGAVQEPLKQFSLRLREQRRNTLKEKVGKLSVKMTVVMMLTLLPALMLVLSGPALVALATTMSKMG
- a CDS encoding Flp pilus assembly protein TadD, encoding MPAARPALLLFALATLASGCASSTAKYLHTPTLAEPTPAPQDSRNTYLELISRMQQQGAWYASLAHVDAFRQRYGDLPALRLLQADALRETGQTAAASALYQQLANGAQAAAAAHGLGLIAAHAGDDAAAEQALARASQLQPLNTDYLGDLGYARLRAGQFDQAREPLAKALELTPGNAKATANLSLWALLRGDTATAEQLAQQANLNDETRRSIQQQAQQIRSRLQQRQSAAMAPPPPATAAPARSMRLAAEARRDSTTDRDPAHLPPSMLERFGSARPANEGTP
- a CDS encoding DUF3613 domain-containing protein; the encoded protein is MTLPALLRTVLPLATLAVALSAPHASAQSTQSPLTGQMLGERMTPAPTVQSAQPLATVDTTAAPPAPPPPTYIPASTARPQHGDSVRNLLRLQASGQQAGARLPILGDQATASYARYLKSFEHEIPDFFDPDVGRSSNRSSSSR
- a CDS encoding TadG family pilus assembly protein gives rise to the protein MHRSRRITFNRQRGGMSVTLMLVMIALVAMLGLIEVGYLYWAKRDAQKVADLAALAGAQRLDLCSADNSDNTAARQNAVNQNRFPGQVQVQCGNWNAAHAAEDHFSSTVDAANPRNAVRVTTERSVLPFFGQNNTLPTVRTQAVARRAEPTAVFSVGSQLLRSNGNSPLMATLRLVGLDVSNATVLSYDGLAQVSVTPSGLLQALGIPVTADLSVADFNRLLAVHRVSLAQVVNATAEVVGRNSTAGVQLQALSSLVSTGLDINQLNIALGSKSGGGGLFAEVISPDGTIGSALESKVNVLDLLNTAISIANDNNGVQISGLNLVGIEVKAGVIEPPSIAIGGVGARAYNAQVRLMVDVDSNRVPAVGALLNLLGTRLKLPLHVDVTNAMGTLTSLQCGAAPPTATIRVDSSVLRACVGRIAEADRFSKQNVCDATLQNEQLLTLLGQPLINDRITLPALTAQQDLTLAAGQTGSTRINPLAVGTAVSDLVNELLRVLSGMLQSPQQGMSSSDTAKALADRYLAAAHPTGGRYDVDKVIPLLRDGDASRQLNPLGTWTVTQGVPYACPPLYLTTCRKDGPVWDGYRTTVTGQGLGVLDGVLGSLLGGLLINRCDSLVSNLLNYNGCVRNNLAAYIQTAPAGFLDQYAGGGVTTPGNAVSCSGLLCAVLTPVLAALKPVLNSVGALLSGTLASLLGLELGRTDVQVQSIQCTPAQLVY
- a CDS encoding DUF2968 domain-containing protein, with protein sequence MREISGGTVFARYPRAVALLATAMILAAPSAMAARGDRQAAAEPARPAPVVRNTVDELKQLMDAQQLTELRTTYNGNYGASLLFNANTLTYYVALFQEKNFWRVIKTDAVDNAERVYRTFVQQTEQLAQVYIDTTRLEAGKRYTERLVAYNEERLRTLQQEMEQQQAQSAQVSAALQQAQQQAVSLSTDVQSTNSQLDALQRRIQILQAEQGNPELSLPKTDAASGAGAGGDGH
- a CDS encoding alpha/beta hydrolase, with protein sequence MSNFVTVKDGARIFYKDWGTGQPVVFAHGWPLSSDAWDPQMLFMGQNGYRVIAHDRRSHGRSSQTWDGNNMDTYADDLAAVIEALDLHDAILVGHSTGGGEVAHYVGRHGSKRVAKVVLVGAVPPLMLKTASNPAGTPLEVFDGIRKGTAGDRSQFFKDLTTPFFGANRDGNAVTQGMRDSFWQQGMLGGVKGQYDCIHEFSEVDYTADLQKIDVPALVVHGDDDQIVPFDASAKLSSQIIKDAELKVYAGAPHGLTVTHADQFNADLLAFARK
- a CDS encoding MFS transporter, which gives rise to MVNATASQPSPQAAGAWSPLKVSMFRALWLAILASNIGTWVNDVAAAWVMAERTGSPLMVALVQSATTVPIVLLALAAGTLADIVDRRRYLLLTQGWMLLVAAVMATLTAFDLLTPNLLVLLTFCMGCGAAMAMPAQAAIVSELVPQPMLASAVALNSIGINIARSIGPAIGGVIVAQLGAVWAFGFNAITFAAMLFVVWGWKRDPKASSLPPEGFGAGLKAGLRYASRAGRLQAVLIKSVGFFFFAAAMNAMLPVVVRGQMHGGAGQYGILLGCIGIGAVGGALLLPKLRAKLDRDLLVLLATLALACSLVGLALTRSWYVLPVVMLVNGFAWITVLSSLQIAAQTAVPAWVRARALALYIMVFSAGMAAGGLSWGALAQRTSPELALLVAAVGAVVGGLLVWRVRIAGTEELNLRPAGHWPAPELAVPVSHDRGPVLVTVEYRIEAGDRALFQAQIRALGTIRRRDGAVVWGVVEDVATPGVHLEYFVTPSWLEHLRQHERITADDKAIQETLRGLHRGERAPIVRHFVGGQDPLPANVPHHHSDI
- a CDS encoding alginate export family protein; the encoded protein is MLVLRVLTLAALAAPSLALACDGGACTPVGDGQLQWDASVRVRGLYYDPTRFGVGGGEDGYGLLRALAAATYRRDDWEAKLQLGVHAEDGKAGGPGRTDRSALDVQQAYWRWQGEGWHVQLGRQEAGYGSSRLLSVRDGPNIRLAFDGARVGWNGRLGQLDLLALRPVENRPGVFDDRGEHGAHLWGAYATTARGHGAGQWDVYALDYRRDGARFAAGTGVERRQTVGTRWFGQAGGLDWNTELVAQGGELRTAGADLDIRAWTIATDTGWRWAALPLQPRLGLKADLASGDGNLHDGRLGTFNALFPKSAYFSEASLLAPANLMDVQPTLALRLDPKVTTELGVQMAWKHRRADAVYTTPAPLSALPGSAGGARRIGTQYKSETRWQASEHWQWQLQLAWVDAGPALKQAGGQDTLFASIVGAWQW